A single Paenibacillus sp. FSL R5-0517 DNA region contains:
- a CDS encoding non-ribosomal peptide synthetase: protein MNVLEELDWSFNTHKEKIAIKDSSKTLTYGQLDILTAKVAEHLMWQKIANEDVVTIEAEDKLEAIILMLGVVRAGAAYCVIPQDYPNHRKNKMRTKVNGKVVLRSLNEIEKQECARQNVLQDVLGVQQASRQANSLLYIIFTSGSTGEPKAVAIEDRSIEKIVRQNEFYEGNVIGQFAPLEFDASVYEIFGGLLNGMTLRMVSKDDSLDFDILPEILEEIDTVFLTTRLFNLYVEECVEDLSKLQLILTGGERASIKHLHEAAQYCNVYNVYGPTETTVFATRYKVIGDETEIPIGKMFDQGNSLILDESGIPVNRGEQGQLLLSDSGLMRGYIDNDQANEKAFAYWEGQRYYRTGDVVYESAGGELNYVERADRQVKVSGYRIELGEIERCAYNYGLNKECLAHYDGTRLYLFVTDMIELEPFRQHLRNILPDYMIPTVKVVGKIPMNNNGKTDMQAMNRHKDQESKSVNKVAEVMTSVLQSELIMSKTFLELGGDSIKAMEVIWKLGGEGYPIDLDMLFTRTLGEIVNDVKAG, encoded by the coding sequence TTGAATGTATTAGAAGAATTAGATTGGAGTTTCAACACGCATAAGGAGAAAATTGCGATTAAGGATTCCTCAAAGACGCTGACGTATGGTCAATTGGATATACTGACAGCCAAGGTAGCAGAACATTTAATGTGGCAAAAAATAGCCAATGAAGATGTGGTAACTATTGAGGCGGAGGATAAGTTGGAGGCGATCATTCTCATGCTTGGAGTTGTCCGAGCGGGGGCTGCATATTGCGTCATTCCACAAGACTATCCGAATCATCGCAAAAATAAAATGCGTACTAAAGTGAATGGCAAAGTCGTACTTCGTAGTCTTAATGAAATAGAGAAGCAAGAGTGTGCTCGTCAAAATGTGTTACAAGACGTATTGGGGGTACAGCAAGCTTCTCGCCAAGCCAACAGTCTTTTATACATTATCTTCACTTCTGGATCAACTGGCGAGCCTAAGGCTGTAGCTATTGAAGATCGATCTATTGAAAAAATTGTGAGACAAAATGAATTCTACGAAGGCAATGTAATTGGTCAATTTGCTCCTCTTGAATTCGATGCATCCGTCTACGAAATTTTTGGCGGATTGCTGAATGGGATGACACTTAGAATGGTAAGTAAGGATGATAGTCTAGACTTTGATATCCTCCCAGAGATTTTGGAAGAGATCGATACGGTATTTCTGACAACACGATTGTTTAATCTATATGTTGAAGAATGTGTGGAGGACTTGAGCAAGTTGCAACTCATCTTAACGGGGGGTGAACGTGCTTCCATCAAACATCTGCATGAAGCGGCGCAATATTGCAATGTGTACAATGTGTATGGCCCAACGGAGACCACAGTCTTTGCCACCCGATATAAGGTAATTGGGGATGAAACAGAGATTCCAATCGGGAAGATGTTTGACCAGGGAAATTCTCTCATTCTGGATGAAAGTGGCATACCGGTTAACCGTGGAGAACAAGGACAGTTATTGTTATCTGACTCAGGTTTGATGAGAGGCTACATCGACAATGACCAAGCGAATGAAAAAGCGTTTGCGTACTGGGAGGGGCAACGCTATTATCGGACAGGCGATGTTGTTTATGAGAGTGCTGGAGGGGAATTGAACTATGTCGAGCGAGCAGATCGGCAGGTTAAAGTCTCTGGATATCGGATTGAACTTGGCGAGATTGAACGTTGTGCATACAACTATGGCCTAAATAAAGAGTGTTTGGCTCATTACGATGGTACACGGCTGTACCTGTTTGTAACAGATATGATCGAACTCGAACCATTCCGTCAGCATCTTCGCAATATACTGCCAGATTATATGATACCAACAGTTAAGGTGGTGGGCAAAATCCCGATGAATAACAATGGTAAAACAGACATGCAAGCAATGAACCGACATAAAGATCAGGAGTCCAAAAGTGTAAACAAGGTTGCAGAAGTAATGACAAGTGTACTCCAAAGTGAGCTAATCATGAGTAAGACTTTTTTGGAGCTGGGTGGTGACTCTATTAAAGCAATGGAAGTCATCTGGAAATTAGGAGGAGAGGGTTATCCGATAGATCTGGATATGCTATTTACACGCACCTTAGGAGAGATTGTGAATGATGTCAAAGCCGGCTAG
- a CDS encoding condensation domain-containing protein: protein MMSKPASDSEKRIINSSLLNPTAYNIPMIVKFGEGLNVAKMYNLLTLYFEQFDIFRTSYRIASDIERWITAEVPTIEICSQSKFEPQAMLDAHLISVEDKELVKIVLCKVADETNDYLFVNVHHALLDGLSINLFLQDVIAAYLSDEPLAFQCSSVEEHKDSNINSQRNTVDFGEYEGFKSRLLNKQIEHVNYRSETVKLGSMVKHKYTDFSLCLTAFAISVAGWLNHNSVYLAYPYLGRNQTNFRALGNFVQLVPFHKRFDTQHYSSVEQLTAEVQQQIFKDLTTSSHYDAVRYRESMKCMNIFRDIIFDYKSGSLIETTLSHEHAITLHEIETYRDEKYGLHFSIYKQLNELHITMISSEYSSEDMEQLLSIFSRNVHALYADTEIGLDQMLRLKDETKTDGDNASPNVILREDNYEVIYKEVSGMVCTLLNEQTVHAEESFFDLGMDSTLLVKFKKRIREQFKVNLKISDFFNHYTSEMLTHKILERL, encoded by the coding sequence ATGATGTCAAAGCCGGCTAGTGATAGTGAAAAAAGAATCATTAATAGCAGTTTACTGAATCCTACGGCTTACAATATTCCCATGATTGTGAAGTTTGGGGAAGGGCTCAATGTTGCCAAAATGTATAATCTGCTTACATTATACTTTGAACAATTTGATATTTTCCGGACTTCCTATCGAATTGCTTCTGACATTGAGAGATGGATCACGGCAGAAGTACCTACAATTGAAATTTGCTCACAGTCTAAGTTTGAACCTCAAGCAATGCTCGATGCTCACTTGATATCGGTGGAAGATAAAGAGTTAGTCAAAATTGTATTATGTAAGGTGGCTGATGAAACCAATGATTACCTTTTTGTTAATGTACATCATGCGTTACTTGATGGCTTAAGTATTAATCTATTTTTGCAAGATGTGATTGCAGCATATCTCTCGGATGAGCCATTGGCCTTCCAATGCAGTTCGGTGGAAGAACATAAGGATTCTAATATTAACTCACAGCGTAATACAGTTGATTTTGGAGAATATGAAGGATTTAAATCTCGGTTGCTCAACAAACAGATTGAGCATGTGAACTATCGAAGTGAAACTGTGAAACTGGGAAGTATGGTCAAACACAAATACACGGATTTCTCTTTATGTCTGACTGCTTTTGCAATCAGTGTAGCCGGCTGGCTGAACCATAACTCCGTGTATCTGGCTTATCCGTATCTGGGTAGAAATCAGACCAATTTTAGAGCACTTGGAAACTTTGTTCAGTTAGTTCCTTTTCATAAGAGGTTTGATACACAGCATTATTCAAGCGTGGAGCAACTCACTGCAGAAGTTCAACAACAGATATTCAAGGATCTGACAACGAGCAGCCATTATGATGCTGTGAGATATCGGGAGTCCATGAAATGTATGAACATTTTTCGGGATATCATATTTGACTACAAATCAGGAAGTCTGATCGAGACTACGCTTAGTCATGAGCATGCAATAACACTCCATGAAATCGAGACATATCGCGATGAAAAATATGGTCTTCACTTCTCGATATATAAACAACTGAATGAACTTCATATAACAATGATATCCAGCGAATATAGTTCGGAAGACATGGAACAACTGTTATCTATTTTTAGTCGTAATGTCCATGCATTATACGCTGATACGGAAATAGGGCTGGATCAAATGTTACGTTTGAAAGATGAAACTAAGACAGATGGAGATAACGCTTCTCCAAACGTTATCTTAAGAGAAGATAACTATGAAGTTATATACAAAGAGGTATCCGGGATGGTATGCACATTGCTGAATGAACAGACTGTACATGCAGAAGAGAGCTTTTTTGATCTCGGTATGGATTCGACACTCTTGGTAAAGTTCAAAAAAAGAATACGAGAACAATTCAAAGTGAATTTAAAAATAAGTGATTTCTTTAACCACTATACTTCCGAAATGCTGACACATAAAATTCTTGAACGATTATAA
- a CDS encoding ACP S-malonyltransferase, translating into MKIALMLAGQGTKISEEVKEAWLKNKQTLKWIEQAETQLQEPIREWFCSDLSQDTRKAQLATYVGSMCMYQLYREHVGLYPSIVLGHSLGEITALTIAGALSYSEGLKLVDVRGTAMKKAIDTQESTGMTAVFASPEKVESWLSDRQDIYIANYNSSKQTVIAGKKTDLQDFVKQNKVESVPLGVSGAFHTHYMQAAADEVYNQLNSFSFNPYWSTEVISNEFARPYQPSNVQKGISSQMVNPVCWTQSVDYAVKQGIQVFIDLSPNGMFVKMLGNQVQVHALHNEEQLSKLSNELKDDIEVNKNYSVFSRALGIIVSTKNNNEDSEAYENIVISGYNQIKSQIGKEATAEDVEKTLSLLELILRTKKVPEEQIMHYRNKLAWKAG; encoded by the coding sequence ATGAAAATTGCATTAATGTTGGCAGGACAAGGAACTAAAATTAGCGAGGAAGTAAAGGAAGCATGGCTGAAAAATAAACAAACACTAAAATGGATTGAGCAAGCAGAGACACAGTTGCAGGAGCCGATCAGAGAGTGGTTCTGTTCTGATCTAAGCCAAGACACACGAAAAGCACAATTGGCAACCTATGTAGGGTCCATGTGCATGTATCAATTGTACCGGGAACATGTGGGTTTATATCCTAGCATCGTTCTTGGACACAGCCTGGGTGAGATTACAGCACTAACCATTGCAGGTGCTCTAAGCTATAGTGAGGGATTAAAACTGGTAGATGTGCGAGGAACTGCCATGAAAAAAGCAATTGATACACAAGAAAGTACGGGTATGACAGCTGTGTTTGCTTCACCGGAGAAGGTTGAATCGTGGTTGAGCGATAGACAAGATATCTATATAGCCAATTATAATTCTTCTAAGCAAACGGTCATTGCGGGTAAGAAGACTGATCTACAGGACTTCGTCAAACAAAACAAGGTAGAGTCTGTTCCTTTAGGAGTCAGTGGCGCTTTTCATACTCATTACATGCAGGCAGCGGCAGACGAAGTTTACAATCAGTTGAACAGTTTCTCGTTTAACCCATATTGGAGTACTGAAGTCATTAGCAACGAATTCGCAAGACCGTATCAGCCTTCTAATGTTCAGAAGGGGATATCCAGTCAGATGGTAAATCCCGTCTGTTGGACACAGTCTGTAGATTATGCAGTGAAGCAGGGCATTCAAGTATTCATTGATTTATCCCCGAACGGAATGTTTGTCAAAATGCTTGGAAATCAGGTACAAGTGCACGCCCTCCACAACGAAGAGCAACTCTCAAAGCTTAGTAATGAACTGAAGGACGACATCGAAGTCAATAAAAACTACAGTGTCTTTTCGCGAGCACTAGGGATTATTGTCTCGACCAAAAATAATAATGAAGATTCGGAAGCATATGAAAATATTGTGATTAGTGGATATAACCAGATCAAATCACAGATTGGGAAAGAGGCAACGGCTGAGGATGTAGAAAAAACGTTATCCTTGTTGGAGCTCATTCTTCGGACCAAAAAAGTTCCAGAGGAACAAATCATGCATTATCGTAACAAATTAGCCTGGAAAGCGGGATAA
- a CDS encoding SDR family NAD(P)-dependent oxidoreductase — MSIGDIAIIGMDLTLPGCGNMNDAWNKIRDKRISVGKFPTNRHAQIGELVEDIFMPGSYLEHIDQFDHKYFNIAQKSADFMDPNQRLTLLSATRALNDAGCLEQIRGTQTSVYASVNSTQQYQYQLLLQQRKLKPDLLGMLNSTISSRIQYIYDLRGASIMTDTACSSSLVSIIQASNDLRQGIIDQAIVVSSNLYVKPGYKSDKLVDILATDARTRTFDDRSTGTSIGEGVGSVILKRKEDAERDGNFIYGLIRSYAMNNDGQTMNMSSPNPDAQERLIEQAWAPLQDEMQQLAFIEAHGTGTAIGDTIEFESLSNYFSERVKTKQKIALTACKSNFGHLDVTSGLFSLIKSALSLRNRVVLPHPDFQIPNEEIDFETSAFYIPDQSVPLEEHALAGISSFGMTGTNAHVILQQYSCSVPSQVKELPLNLKSYWFPLDENSFTVQDDLQRLETDEWLIVQFPLHSKRQWEIREHQFNGKHLLVGTSIFEMIAQGLDCTPYTLEHYDITGLHIMNQMAVQDGPLTILLKLDKKTLKVVVTYRTAGVLKTWLQFELHDKSSLHKPIRRTATELDQRIKAGELMEVAVTSQVGGEGVEDIAVSRRWDVVDRLWTNQEHTRAVVKLRPPSEYKVEFSMYSFYPSILDPAFNALNRMAEPEQIVFPWYWSDIRFEQFELVGEEFYSEIELVDRTMDERGNIILSLNVNLFDGQWNLILSADHYKVKNALNKGESSSYFKQEEIIPATFTQHSYSPSEAIHFVHESLRSQLQLDSPIVYFTELTEINEKAIGIQEKDMLKHVYLWDRNYTEIDRVADETYTLGKVLISLNKILHMKKFYYVNSGVLGYTDKKSEYPKMNALNRSIAMGAYALRLEVNSEVIVVDTDHTYSTDVERVDYGSEQHIIHREGKFYILRLKSLKVDESSRDKFSEGKTVLIVGASSGIGEAYTRDLADRYADIHIIAAGRRSVWDGLPSRDNVSYLKLDISNEDEVSSFAAQYHGKLDYILNFAGEPAQGLFVNKSRNEFCAKTKSKIEGSHLLGMYFPEVQEIIHFSSLAGVIGAMGQAEYSMANAYQSGLPLTNTNVRVLNLTGWQDVGMSAGMEDYYFEKLTSAEGIPLLNRFIQSNAKSAALFKLKRTADEYSSLFSPVTKMHRKQQTEKVCTGSDRVKDHIVAAWGRTLGEDDYDHNVSFFEQGGDSITIVHLCDELNLAFPGQFDVTTLFSIATIQGQVDLINQLDNQEAVTEQSDGHYDAAEMLAFLNK; from the coding sequence TTGAGTATAGGAGATATTGCCATTATCGGTATGGACCTTACGCTTCCAGGGTGTGGGAATATGAATGATGCATGGAATAAAATACGTGACAAGCGAATTTCTGTGGGGAAATTTCCGACTAACAGGCATGCACAGATTGGTGAACTGGTTGAGGACATATTCATGCCAGGTTCATATCTTGAACATATCGATCAATTTGATCATAAATATTTCAACATCGCACAAAAAAGTGCTGATTTTATGGATCCTAACCAGAGATTGACCCTGTTATCAGCCACCCGGGCACTGAATGATGCGGGTTGTCTTGAGCAGATCCGCGGTACACAAACCAGTGTATATGCAAGTGTGAACTCCACACAGCAATATCAATATCAATTATTGTTGCAGCAGCGTAAGTTGAAACCGGATCTGCTTGGGATGCTAAACTCGACCATATCAAGTCGCATCCAATATATCTATGACTTACGTGGTGCTTCCATAATGACGGATACGGCCTGTTCATCATCACTGGTATCTATTATTCAAGCGTCAAATGATCTTAGACAAGGGATTATTGATCAGGCTATAGTCGTTAGTTCTAATCTTTATGTTAAGCCGGGGTACAAGTCCGATAAATTGGTAGACATTTTGGCAACAGATGCTAGGACGCGTACCTTTGATGATCGAAGCACAGGTACATCCATTGGAGAGGGCGTAGGTTCTGTAATTCTCAAACGGAAGGAGGATGCAGAACGGGATGGTAACTTTATCTATGGTCTGATCCGCAGCTACGCCATGAATAACGATGGTCAAACGATGAATATGTCTTCGCCTAACCCGGATGCGCAAGAACGACTGATAGAACAGGCATGGGCTCCCCTTCAGGATGAGATGCAGCAGCTGGCATTTATTGAAGCACACGGTACGGGGACGGCTATCGGAGACACGATCGAATTTGAGAGCCTGAGTAATTACTTTTCAGAACGTGTTAAAACAAAACAGAAAATTGCTCTGACAGCATGTAAGTCCAATTTCGGACATCTGGATGTAACATCAGGATTGTTCTCATTGATTAAGTCGGCCTTATCTTTACGTAACCGCGTTGTGTTACCTCATCCGGATTTTCAGATTCCCAATGAGGAGATTGATTTTGAAACATCAGCTTTCTATATTCCGGATCAATCTGTTCCGCTGGAAGAACATGCGCTTGCAGGTATTAGTTCCTTCGGCATGACGGGTACAAATGCTCACGTTATTCTTCAACAATATAGCTGTTCGGTGCCATCCCAAGTTAAGGAATTGCCATTGAATTTAAAGAGTTACTGGTTCCCATTAGATGAAAATTCATTCACAGTACAAGATGATCTTCAGCGCTTGGAAACGGATGAGTGGCTTATCGTGCAGTTTCCTTTACACAGTAAGAGACAATGGGAGATTCGTGAACATCAGTTCAATGGAAAACATCTGCTTGTGGGTACAAGTATTTTTGAAATGATAGCCCAGGGGTTAGATTGTACACCGTACACTCTTGAGCACTATGACATCACTGGTCTTCACATTATGAATCAGATGGCAGTTCAAGACGGCCCTCTGACGATTCTACTCAAACTGGATAAGAAAACCTTAAAGGTGGTTGTAACATATAGGACTGCTGGTGTGTTGAAGACTTGGCTACAGTTTGAGTTACATGATAAATCTTCATTGCACAAACCGATAAGAAGAACGGCTACAGAGCTGGATCAGAGAATAAAAGCAGGAGAACTTATGGAAGTCGCTGTAACAAGCCAAGTTGGGGGCGAAGGAGTAGAAGATATTGCTGTATCCCGAAGATGGGATGTAGTAGATCGTTTATGGACTAATCAAGAACATACAAGAGCTGTAGTTAAGCTGAGACCTCCTTCAGAGTACAAAGTGGAATTCTCAATGTATAGCTTTTATCCCTCCATTCTCGATCCTGCCTTCAATGCTCTAAACCGAATGGCTGAACCGGAACAGATTGTGTTTCCATGGTATTGGAGCGATATCCGTTTTGAGCAGTTTGAACTTGTAGGAGAAGAGTTCTATTCGGAAATAGAATTAGTAGATCGCACCATGGATGAACGAGGAAACATCATCCTATCACTTAATGTTAATTTGTTCGATGGACAGTGGAATCTTATTCTATCTGCTGATCATTATAAAGTGAAAAATGCTCTTAACAAGGGAGAATCGAGTTCATATTTTAAGCAAGAAGAGATTATACCTGCAACGTTTACACAACATTCGTACAGTCCATCCGAAGCGATCCATTTTGTACATGAATCCTTGCGTTCCCAACTTCAACTTGATAGTCCAATAGTCTATTTTACGGAACTAACAGAAATCAACGAGAAGGCGATAGGGATTCAAGAGAAAGATATGTTAAAGCACGTATACCTGTGGGACCGGAATTACACAGAGATAGATCGTGTTGCGGATGAGACGTATACCCTTGGAAAAGTGCTAATCAGTTTAAATAAAATCCTGCATATGAAAAAGTTTTATTACGTGAATTCAGGAGTTTTAGGATACACAGATAAGAAGAGTGAGTATCCCAAAATGAATGCGTTAAATCGTTCCATAGCCATGGGTGCCTATGCCTTAAGACTGGAAGTGAATAGTGAAGTTATTGTTGTGGATACAGATCATACATATTCAACGGATGTGGAGCGAGTTGACTATGGGTCGGAGCAACATATTATTCACCGGGAAGGTAAGTTCTATATCCTGCGTTTGAAGAGTTTGAAAGTGGATGAATCATCCCGGGACAAATTCTCCGAAGGTAAGACTGTACTGATCGTTGGGGCCAGTTCTGGAATTGGTGAGGCATACACAAGAGATTTGGCTGATCGATATGCTGACATCCATATCATAGCTGCGGGAAGAAGGTCCGTGTGGGATGGTCTGCCATCAAGAGATAATGTGAGTTATCTCAAGTTGGATATATCTAATGAGGATGAAGTTTCTTCTTTTGCTGCTCAGTATCATGGCAAACTTGATTATATTTTGAACTTTGCAGGTGAGCCGGCTCAGGGATTGTTTGTTAACAAGTCCAGGAATGAGTTTTGTGCGAAAACAAAAAGTAAAATAGAAGGTTCACATCTGTTGGGAATGTATTTCCCTGAAGTACAAGAGATCATTCATTTTTCCTCACTAGCGGGTGTAATTGGGGCGATGGGACAAGCGGAGTATTCCATGGCTAATGCATATCAATCGGGCTTGCCCTTAACGAATACGAATGTAAGAGTTCTCAATCTAACGGGTTGGCAGGATGTAGGTATGTCAGCAGGAATGGAAGATTACTATTTCGAGAAATTAACCAGTGCAGAGGGCATTCCATTATTAAATCGGTTCATTCAATCGAATGCCAAGTCGGCTGCTCTCTTTAAGCTAAAACGTACAGCAGATGAATATTCTTCTCTCTTCAGTCCTGTTACAAAAATGCACAGGAAGCAACAAACTGAGAAGGTATGCACGGGTTCTGATCGTGTTAAAGATCATATCGTTGCTGCATGGGGGAGAACTCTAGGTGAAGATGATTACGACCATAATGTTAGTTTCTTTGAACAAGGAGGGGACTCTATTACAATCGTACATTTATGTGATGAATTGAATCTAGCGTTTCCTGGACAATTCGATGTAACAACATTGTTCTCTATTGCAACGATACAGGGCCAGGTTGATCTTATCAATCAGCTGGACAACCAGGAGGCAGTGACAGAACAAAGTGATGGTCATTATGATGCAGCAGAGATGCTGGCATTTCTCAATAAATAA